In Candidatus Mycalebacterium zealandia, one DNA window encodes the following:
- a CDS encoding DUF4437 domain-containing protein produces the protein MSASCDANFLNTMREEPDTQLVLASELQWEKLNPARGDGSPDVATLWGDRKGSKVPTGFLVNFVDGFRSPPHIHNVSYKGVVISGLVHNDDPDAENMWMPAGSFWTQPKGEVHITAAKGKTNIAFIDIESAPYLVMPTEKAFDSGERPVNVDASNIVWIDSDDSSLIDGNGVEVAYLWGKFGSNQKNGTLIKLASGTRAKLSSSGKSLKLVVISGKAGLNSSTKTLPSGSYFGFKGQSKHGISCESKGDCLFYINSEGTYKFKE, from the coding sequence ATGTCAGCAAGTTGCGACGCTAATTTCTTAAACACAATGAGGGAGGAGCCAGACACTCAACTTGTATTGGCTTCAGAACTTCAATGGGAAAAACTTAATCCGGCAAGAGGGGATGGAAGCCCTGATGTCGCTACGTTATGGGGAGACCGTAAAGGCAGTAAAGTGCCAACAGGTTTTCTTGTAAATTTTGTCGATGGATTCAGGTCGCCCCCACATATTCATAATGTGTCGTACAAGGGGGTTGTAATTAGTGGGCTCGTGCATAATGACGATCCAGACGCTGAAAATATGTGGATGCCTGCCGGGTCTTTTTGGACACAACCGAAAGGCGAAGTTCATATAACGGCGGCTAAAGGGAAAACCAACATTGCGTTTATTGACATTGAAAGCGCTCCTTATTTGGTAATGCCTACGGAAAAAGCATTTGACAGCGGCGAGAGACCTGTAAATGTAGATGCTTCAAACATCGTATGGATAGACTCTGACGATTCCAGTCTGATAGATGGGAACGGTGTTGAAGTCGCATATTTATGGGGAAAGTTCGGCTCAAATCAAAAGAACGGCACGCTTATTAAATTGGCATCAGGTACGCGGGCAAAACTCAGCAGTTCAGGAAAGAGTCTTAAATTGGTAGTGATTAGCGGTAAAGCCGGTTTGAATAGCAGTACGAAAACGCTCCCGTCCGGGAGTTACTTCGGTTTCAAAGGTCAATCAAAACATGGAATTAGTTGTGAATCCAAAGGTGATTGTCTTTTTTATATAAATTCAGAGGGAACCTATAAGTTCAAGGAGTGA